One stretch of Juglans microcarpa x Juglans regia isolate MS1-56 chromosome 3D, Jm3101_v1.0, whole genome shotgun sequence DNA includes these proteins:
- the LOC121255622 gene encoding CDPK-related kinase 3-like isoform X2: protein MGQMTTAIAIEDVRREVKILKALSGHNNLVKFHDAFEDTNNVYVVMELCQGGELLDRILSRGGRYTEEDAKKIIVQILNVMAFCHLQGVVHRDLKPENFLFVTRDEDSPMKVIDFGLSDFIRPDQRLNDIVGSAYYVAPEVLHRSYNVEADLWSIGVITYILLCGSRPFWARTESGIFRSVLRADPNFDDSPWPAVSPEAKDFVKRLLNKDHRKRMTAAQALTHPWLRDENRAVPLDILIYKLVKSYVRATPFRRAALKALSKAIREDELVYLKAQFKLLEPRNGCVSISNFRAALTRNSTDAMRESRVPEILNVMEPLSYKQMDFEEFCAAAINPYQLEALEGWEDIANTAFEYFEQEGNRVISVEELARELNLGSQALSLLKDWIRNSDGKLSFLGYTKFLHGVTLRNTRH from the exons ATGGGCCAGATGACGACGGCAATAGCAATTGAAGATGTTCGCAGGGaggtgaaaattttaaaagcaTTATCTGGGCATAACAATCTGGTCAAATTTCATGATGCCTTCGAGGACACAAACAACGTCTACGTGGTTATGGA ATTGTGCCAGGGTGGAGAACTACTGGACAGAATTCTGTCAAG AGGTGGAAGATACACGGAGGAAGATGCTAAAAAAATTATCGTGCAAATCTTGAATGTGATGGCCTTTTGTCATCTGCAAGGTGTTGTGCATCGTGATCTAAAGCCAGAG AATTTTCTTTTCGTCACCAGAGATGAGGATTCTCCAATGAAGGTTATTGATTTTGGTCTATCTGATTTTATTAGGCCAG ATCAACGTCTCAATGACATTGTTGGCAGTGCATACTATGTTGCACCTGAAGTGCTTCATAGATCATACAATGTTGAAGCAGATTTATGGAGTATTGGCGTCATAACGTATATATTGTTATGTGGAAGCAGACCTTTCTGGGCACGAACTGAATCTGGAATCTTTCGTTCTGTCCTAAGGGCTGATCCTAACTTTGATGATTCACCTTGGCCTGCGGTTTCGCCAGAAGCTAAAGATTTTGTTAAGAGGCTTCTGAACAAGGACCATAGGAAAAGAATGACTGCTGCTCAAGCTCtaa CTCATCCATGGCTACGTGATGAAAACAGAGCGGTGCCTCTTGATATTTTAATCTACAAGTTAGTTAAGTCATATGTTCGTGCTACACCTTTCAGACGCGCAGCATTAAAG GCTCTCTCAAAAGCTATAAGAGAAGATGAGCTCGTGTACCTTAAAGCTCAGTTCAAGCTTTTGGAACCAAGAAATGGATGCGTCTCTATCAGTAATTTTAGAGCG GCTCTCACGAGAAATTCCACCGATGCCATGAGGGAGTCTAGGGTTCCGGAGATCTTAAATGTG ATGGAACCGCTCTCTTATAAACAAATGGACTTTGAAGAGTTTTGTGCCGCTGCAATCAATCCGTATCAGCTTGAGGCTCTTGAAGGATGGGAGGATATTGCAAATACAGCTTTTGAATACTTTGAACAGGAAGGAAATCGGGTGATTTCAGTTGAGGAACTGGCACGG GAACTGAATTTGGGTTCCCAAGCATTATCTTTACTCAAGGATTGGATCAGAAACTCCGATGGAAAACTCAGCTTCCTTGGATACACCAAATTTTTACACGGTGTGACATTGCGCAACACAAGACACTGA
- the LOC121255623 gene encoding auxin-responsive protein SAUR32-like: MGIGVDRNHLNFHVHMPHLHFQHQQLHEKKEMKDIPKGCLAILVGQGEEQERFVIPVIYINHPLFMQLLKEAEEEFGFDQNGPITIPCDVEEFRTVQGMIDGDKWHHQHHQHHHHHHVWCFRV, from the coding sequence ATGGGGATTGGAGTAGACAGAAACCACCTGAATTTCCACGTTCATATGCCGCACCTCCATTTTCAGCACCAGCAGCTGCAtgagaagaaggaaatgaaagaCATCCCAAAGGGGTGTTTGGCAATCTTGGTGGGTCAAGGTGAGGAGCAAGAAAGGTTCGTTATACCTGTGATCTACATCAACCATCCACTCTTCATGCAGCTGTTGAAGGAAGCTGAGGAAGAGTTTGGGTTTGATCAGAATGGTCCCATCACAATCCCTTGCGACGTGGAGGAGTTCCGCACCGTCCAGGGCATGATTGATGGAGATAAATGGCACCACCAGCACCACCAACACCATCACCACCATCATGTTTGGTGTTTTAGGGTTTGA
- the LOC121255622 gene encoding CDPK-related kinase 4-like isoform X1 produces MGHCCSKNVSVVNTDVTTSARDRSAGTRESLPSPSGNSESGDARSGKPTPAHSFSASPFQSPLPAGVAPSPARTPGRKFRWPLPPPSPAKPIMAAILRRRGPSKPVDGPTPIPEEGGDGERERRLDKSFGYAKNFGAKYELGKEVGRGHFGHTCWAKGKKGELKGQAVAVKIVSKAKMTTAIAIEDVRREVKILKALSGHNNLVKFHDAFEDTNNVYVVMELCQGGELLDRILSRGGRYTEEDAKKIIVQILNVMAFCHLQGVVHRDLKPENFLFVTRDEDSPMKVIDFGLSDFIRPDQRLNDIVGSAYYVAPEVLHRSYNVEADLWSIGVITYILLCGSRPFWARTESGIFRSVLRADPNFDDSPWPAVSPEAKDFVKRLLNKDHRKRMTAAQALTHPWLRDENRAVPLDILIYKLVKSYVRATPFRRAALKALSKAIREDELVYLKAQFKLLEPRNGCVSISNFRAALTRNSTDAMRESRVPEILNVMEPLSYKQMDFEEFCAAAINPYQLEALEGWEDIANTAFEYFEQEGNRVISVEELARELNLGSQALSLLKDWIRNSDGKLSFLGYTKFLHGVTLRNTRH; encoded by the exons ATGGGCCATTGCTGTAGCAAGAATGTCTCCGTCGTCAACACCGACGTTACCACCAGCGCCCGCGATCGTTCTGCCGGGACTCGAGAGAGCTTGCCATCACCATCCGGAAACTCCGAATCCGGGGATGCTCGCTCCGGGAAGCCGACGCCGGCGCACTCCTTCTCTGCCAGTCCCTTCCAGAGTCCTCTCCCAGCGGGAGTGGCCCCATCCCCTGCGAGAACGCCGGGAAGAAAGTTCAGATGGCCTCTCCCCCCTCCTTCGCCGGCTAAGCCGATCATGGCGGCGATTCTGAGGCGGCGAGGCCCGTCGAAGCCTGTGGACGGTCCCACGCCAATACCGGAGGAAGGGGGAGatggggaaagagagagaaggctCGATAAGAGCTTCGGGTACGCGAAGAACTTTGGGGCGAAGTACGAACTGGGTAAGGAGGTGGGGCGAGGGCATTTTGGACATACTTGTTGggcaaaaggaaagaaaggagaGCTTAAAGGACAGGCTGTTGCTGTGAAAATCGTATCTAAAGCTAAG ATGACGACGGCAATAGCAATTGAAGATGTTCGCAGGGaggtgaaaattttaaaagcaTTATCTGGGCATAACAATCTGGTCAAATTTCATGATGCCTTCGAGGACACAAACAACGTCTACGTGGTTATGGA ATTGTGCCAGGGTGGAGAACTACTGGACAGAATTCTGTCAAG AGGTGGAAGATACACGGAGGAAGATGCTAAAAAAATTATCGTGCAAATCTTGAATGTGATGGCCTTTTGTCATCTGCAAGGTGTTGTGCATCGTGATCTAAAGCCAGAG AATTTTCTTTTCGTCACCAGAGATGAGGATTCTCCAATGAAGGTTATTGATTTTGGTCTATCTGATTTTATTAGGCCAG ATCAACGTCTCAATGACATTGTTGGCAGTGCATACTATGTTGCACCTGAAGTGCTTCATAGATCATACAATGTTGAAGCAGATTTATGGAGTATTGGCGTCATAACGTATATATTGTTATGTGGAAGCAGACCTTTCTGGGCACGAACTGAATCTGGAATCTTTCGTTCTGTCCTAAGGGCTGATCCTAACTTTGATGATTCACCTTGGCCTGCGGTTTCGCCAGAAGCTAAAGATTTTGTTAAGAGGCTTCTGAACAAGGACCATAGGAAAAGAATGACTGCTGCTCAAGCTCtaa CTCATCCATGGCTACGTGATGAAAACAGAGCGGTGCCTCTTGATATTTTAATCTACAAGTTAGTTAAGTCATATGTTCGTGCTACACCTTTCAGACGCGCAGCATTAAAG GCTCTCTCAAAAGCTATAAGAGAAGATGAGCTCGTGTACCTTAAAGCTCAGTTCAAGCTTTTGGAACCAAGAAATGGATGCGTCTCTATCAGTAATTTTAGAGCG GCTCTCACGAGAAATTCCACCGATGCCATGAGGGAGTCTAGGGTTCCGGAGATCTTAAATGTG ATGGAACCGCTCTCTTATAAACAAATGGACTTTGAAGAGTTTTGTGCCGCTGCAATCAATCCGTATCAGCTTGAGGCTCTTGAAGGATGGGAGGATATTGCAAATACAGCTTTTGAATACTTTGAACAGGAAGGAAATCGGGTGATTTCAGTTGAGGAACTGGCACGG GAACTGAATTTGGGTTCCCAAGCATTATCTTTACTCAAGGATTGGATCAGAAACTCCGATGGAAAACTCAGCTTCCTTGGATACACCAAATTTTTACACGGTGTGACATTGCGCAACACAAGACACTGA
- the LOC121255625 gene encoding auxin-responsive protein SAUR32-like, producing the protein MSNIPRSLTDSSLTLFNLAISASDPCNQNRNHLNFHIHMPHLHFQHQRLHEKKELKDIPKGCLAILVGQGEEQERFVIPVIYINHPLFIQLLKEAEEEFGFDQKGPITIPCHVEEFRTVQGMIDGEKWHHQHHHHHHVWCFRV; encoded by the exons ATGAGCAATATACCAAGATCTCTTACAGATTCCTCTCTGACCCTCTTCAATCTAGCCATCTCTGCCTCTGATCCTTG TAACCAGA ACAGAAACCACCTAAATTTCCACATCCATATGCCGCACCTCCATTTTCAGCACCAGCGGCTGCATGAGAAGAAGGAATTGAAAGACATCCCAAAAGGGTGTTTGGCAATCTTGGTGGGTCAAGGTGAGGAGCAAGAAAGGTTCGTTATACCTGTGATCTACATCAACCATCCACTCTTCATACAGCTGTTGAAGGAAGCTGAGGAAGAGTTTGGATTTGATCAGAAGGGTCCCATCACAATCCCTTGCCACGTGGAGGAGTTCCGCACCGTCCAGGGCATGATTGATGGAGAGAAATGGCACCACCAACACCATCACCACCATCATGTTTGGTGTTTTAGGGTTTGA